Within the Dolichospermum compactum NIES-806 genome, the region AAACAGAGATGGAAAATTCAAGCCAATAGTAACACCTTGGTAATTTCTACTCCCCCTTCCCAACTCAAAAACATTCGTCTGGGCAAACAACCAAAAGGAGATAGAGTTGTCCTAGATTTAGATATGGCTACTCCTTGGCAAATTCGACAGGAGTTACCAGTCAAAAAAGTAGTAGATCCTGATGAGATTATCCCTAAATCTACCACACCACCCAATCGAGAATGGACTCTCACCCTCGATGGTATTGCTGATCCGGCTTTAATACAACGCTACAACTTTCAAATGACTACACCACCAACCCCCGCATTAATAATTCAAAAAGTGGAAGTAGTGAATAATCAAACAATTGTCCGGTTGAGTGTTCCCTTTGGTCAGTCTGTACAAGTTAGCACTATTCCCCAACCAAATCGCTTAGTTATTGATATTCAACCTGATGCAATGGTGGAAAAAACTATCGCTTGGGCGCGAGGATTACAATGGCGACAGCAGTTGGTAACTTTAGGAACAGACCGCTTTCCTGTGGTTTGGTTAGATATTAACCCACGTTCTGTGGGATTAAGCATTAAGCCTATAATTACTAATCCGCAAACATTAACTGGTACAGCCCCTTTAATCCAAACTGCCCAAAATTACTTAGCAATAGCCGCAATTAATGGTGGTTATTTTAACCGTAACAATAAATTACCTTTAGGGGCAATTCGGCGCGATAATCAATGGATATCCGGCCCAATTCTCAACCGAGGAGCGATCGCTTGGAATAATAACGGACAATTTTACTTTGGTCGCCTCACCCTCACAGAAATCCTAATTACCAACAATAATCAACGTTTACCCATTTCCTTACTTAATACTGGTTATGTCCAACGCGGTATTGCTCGTTATACTCCAGCCTGGGGAAATACTTATACACCTTTAGCTGATAATGAAACTATTGTAGTTGTTGAAAACAATCAAGTAACTAATCAGTTAGCAGGAGGTAAAAGTGGTATAACTACCATTCCCATTCCCGAAAATGGTTATCTCCTCATCTTCCGCAATCAGACACCACAATTACCCATTGGGACAAAAGTTTCTCTTACCAGCACCACTACCACACCTGAATTTAGTCGCTACCCTCACATTATTGGTGCAGGTCCTTTATTAGTAGTAAATCGGCAAATAGTCCTGGATGGACCAGCAGAAACATTCAGCCCCGCTTTTATGAAAGGTCAAGCAGTTCGCAGTAGTATTTGTACCAAATCTACAGGTAATATTATGATTGCTGCTGTACATAATCGGGCTGGTGGTGGTGGACCAACTTTAGCCGAACAAGCAAAATTAATGCAAACAATGGGTTGTATAAATGCTTTAAATTTAGACGGTGGTAGTTCTACTAGTCTCTATTTAGGCGGTCAGTTACTTGACCGTTCCCCTAATACAGCAGCCCGTGTTCACAACGGGATTGGGATTTTTATATCACCAAAAACTTCTAAGTAGGTTGGCGTTGAAAATTGTCGTCATAGCAAGGGAACAGGTAATTGGTAATTGGTAATTGGTAACTGATGAAAACTATTCTTCTAGGATTTACGCATTGACAAGATTCCCCAAATATGTGACGTAAATTTTATCCCTTGTAGGGTGCGTCAGACACGATATTTTGACAAAAAAAACAGATTCCCTCTATCTGACGCACCCTAATCAATAAGTTATTCCCAAAGCCGAAAACAACGCAATTTCGTTCATTCATATCATGGTAAATTAGTGAGCGTGCGTAAGTCCTATCTTCTTTCTTCTTCCTCCTGAACTCCTGAACTCCTGATAGCGCAGCGTGGCGTTAGCCATACTCCTGACTCCATTATTTTTTTGATGAAGACTTTGTGTAGACACATTGGTTTAAGCAATAGACCTTACCAGTTAATGGTGAGTTTTGCTATCTTTATCAGAGTGGCTAAATCTTGTGCCTTTTCCATCAACTGTTCCCACTACAAACAAGTTTGTTATGTCTTCATCTGAGGTAACTATGGCTAAATTATCAGAAACAGCCCCAAATACTCTCACTCT harbors:
- a CDS encoding phosphodiester glycosidase family protein, with amino-acid sequence MILKILNYVLPLLSTALCLTATYGAFAQDTPTLPTPVSTAVSAGNQIILNGRTLPGAWLQPTATAKGQTYLSDGALKQLLGINLLNSSNPGKQPVQWFSNLTNPFVLNTNLSGGYRYLDVTQLALKQRWKIQANSNTLVISTPPSQLKNIRLGKQPKGDRVVLDLDMATPWQIRQELPVKKVVDPDEIIPKSTTPPNREWTLTLDGIADPALIQRYNFQMTTPPTPALIIQKVEVVNNQTIVRLSVPFGQSVQVSTIPQPNRLVIDIQPDAMVEKTIAWARGLQWRQQLVTLGTDRFPVVWLDINPRSVGLSIKPIITNPQTLTGTAPLIQTAQNYLAIAAINGGYFNRNNKLPLGAIRRDNQWISGPILNRGAIAWNNNGQFYFGRLTLTEILITNNNQRLPISLLNTGYVQRGIARYTPAWGNTYTPLADNETIVVVENNQVTNQLAGGKSGITTIPIPENGYLLIFRNQTPQLPIGTKVSLTSTTTTPEFSRYPHIIGAGPLLVVNRQIVLDGPAETFSPAFMKGQAVRSSICTKSTGNIMIAAVHNRAGGGGPTLAEQAKLMQTMGCINALNLDGGSSTSLYLGGQLLDRSPNTAARVHNGIGIFISPKTSK